In the Pseudomonas sp. DTU_2021_1001937_2_SI_NGA_ILE_001 genome, one interval contains:
- the ycaC gene encoding isochorismate family cysteine hydrolase YcaC, with protein sequence MSTPYKRLNKDDAAVLLVDHQTGLISLVQDFSPNEFKNNVLALGDLAKFFNLPTILTTSFEQGPNGPLVPELKEQFPDAPYIPRPGQINAWDNEDFVKAVKATGRKQLIIAGVVTDVCVAFPTLSAIAEGFEVFVVTDASGTFNETVQQAAWARMTAAGAQLMNWFSVACELHRDWRNDIEGLGNLLSQRLPNYRNLMNSYSALSAR encoded by the coding sequence ATGAGTACCCCGTACAAACGCCTGAACAAGGATGATGCCGCCGTACTGCTGGTCGATCACCAGACCGGCCTGATCTCCCTGGTTCAGGATTTCTCGCCCAACGAGTTCAAGAACAATGTGCTGGCCCTGGGTGACCTGGCCAAGTTCTTCAACCTGCCGACCATCCTCACCACCAGCTTCGAGCAAGGTCCTAATGGCCCACTGGTGCCGGAGCTGAAAGAGCAGTTTCCGGATGCGCCGTACATTCCACGCCCTGGGCAGATCAACGCCTGGGACAACGAAGACTTCGTCAAGGCGGTCAAGGCCACCGGTCGCAAGCAACTGATCATCGCCGGTGTGGTCACCGATGTCTGCGTGGCGTTCCCGACGCTCTCGGCCATTGCCGAAGGCTTCGAAGTGTTCGTGGTCACCGACGCGTCCGGCACGTTCAACGAAACCGTCCAGCAGGCCGCCTGGGCGCGTATGACCGCCGCAGGTGCGCAACTGATGAACTGGTTCTCGGTGGCCTGTGAGCTGCACCGCGACTGGCGCAACGACATCGAAGGCCTGGGCAACCTGCTCAGCCAGCGCTTGCCCAACTACCGCAACCTGATGAACAGCTACTCGGCGCTCAGCGCTCGCTGA